GAGCACCCGCAGCACCGCGTCGCGGCCGAAGGGCAGCGCGCCGCTGCTGGCCAGGACTCCCAGCATCACTGCGTTTAACGTCTTAAAATTGCCGCTGGCCAATGCCAGCTCAAATCCGTCGACCCAAGTCACCCGCGCCGGCAGCCGGTCTAAATAGGCCCGGATCTCGGCCAGCGGATAAGCGGAACTCCCCAGCGCCACCGTGACCGGATGAATGGGGTGGCTGTTCACCAGGAGCATGCCGCCATTTTTCAACAGATTGCCGCTGCGCTGGGCCTCGGCCGGCTCAAAGCCGAGCAGAATGTCCGCCGCCCCGCTGCCGATGACCGGTCCGAATTCGGTCCCGATTCGCACGTGGCTCTGGACCGAGCCTTCCCGTTGCGCCATTCCGATCATCTCCGAAGTGCGCGCCGGGAAACCGGCATCCAGCGCCGTCTGGGCCAATACCCGAGAGGCCAGGACGGTCCCCTGGCCGCCCACTCCGGCAATGACAATATCCAGCCTCATGACCGGCCCACCTCCCCAATGGCTCCCTTGGGACAGATCTGGGAGCATAAGCCGCAGCCATAACAGGACGGGCCGATCTGCGGCTTCTCCTCGCGGTAAAAAGCCGGGCAGCCCAGTTCCCGAAGACAGCGGCCGCAGTTGCTGCACGCCGCGCTATCGATCCGATAGCGCCGGGTCGCCTTGAACGTCGCCACGCAGGGCGACTTGAGCACCAGGGCGACGACTCCCGGATATTCCAGCGCGCGCCGGACCGCCGCCTCCGTCGCCGGCAGGTCCAAGGGATCGAGCACTTCCAGCCATTCCACGCCGCAGGCCCTCAGCACCGCCACCGGGTCGACCTGCGGAACTGCTCCGCCGCAGGCGGTCCGGCCCATGCCGGGATGGGGCTGATGGCCGGTCATGGCGGTGGTGCTGTTGTCCAGCAGCACCAGCTTGATGGGATGCTGGTTATAGACGGCGTTGAGAATGCCGGGAATGCCGGTATGAAAGAAGGTCGAGTCGCCGATGAAGGCGAAGACCGGCCGGCCGGGCTCCATCCGCAACAGTCCCTGGCCCACGGTCAGCCCCGCGCCCATGCACAGGCAGGTGTCGACCATCGAAAGCGGCGGCGCGTTGCCCAGGGTATAACAGCCGATGTCCCCGGTATAAATGGCATTGCTGCCCCGGCTGCCCCGCTTGACCGCATAGAAAGAAGCCCGGTGCGGACAACCGGCGCAGAGGACCGGCGGCCGGACCGGCAATTCGGGCGGAACATCCTGCGCGCCGGGTTCGGGCGCTGCCGGGGCCAGCTCCAGGGTCCGCGCCAGCACGCTCTGGATCCGGTCGGCGCTGTACTCTCCGGCCCACGGAAAATGCCCGGACCGCTTGCCGTAGATCGGGCCTTTGAAGCCTACCTGACCGGCCAGGGCGATGATTCCTTCCTCGAGCACCGGGTCCAGTTCCTCCAGGACGAAGACCCGATCGACCCGGCTCAGAAACTGCTCCAATTTGGCGGTGGGCAAGGGATGCGGGGTTCCCACCTTGAGCATGGTCGGATTCAAACCCAGCCGGGCCACTGCTTCCCGGGCGTAGAGATAGGAAACGCCGCCGGCCACGATGCCGATCCGGTCCCCGGGTGTCAGCGGGTTCCAGGGGCCGTCGCTGAATTCCCGCTCCAGCCGGAGACGGGTCTCTTCCAGTAGCTGATGTTGCTGGTAGGACAGCCGCGGGAAGATGACCCACTTGGGATCTTTGACGAATCCCTCCGGCACATTGGGGATCCTGGGGCCGAATTCAATGCCCGAGGTGGCGTGGCAGACCCGGGTGGTCGGCCGGAGCAGGACCGGCAGTTGATACCGGTGCGAGAGTTCGAAGGCGGC
The window above is part of the Hydrogenispora ethanolica genome. Proteins encoded here:
- a CDS encoding indolepyruvate oxidoreductase subunit beta; protein product: MRLDIVIAGVGGQGTVLASRVLAQTALDAGFPARTSEMIGMAQREGSVQSHVRIGTEFGPVIGSGAADILLGFEPAEAQRSGNLLKNGGMLLVNSHPIHPVTVALGSSAYPLAEIRAYLDRLPARVTWVDGFELALASGNFKTLNAVMLGVLASSGALPFGRDAVLRVLLEMLPERVRAVNERAFALGCQVVKEG
- the iorA gene encoding indolepyruvate ferredoxin oxidoreductase subunit alpha yields the protein MGKKLLMGNEAIARGAVEAGLNLATAYPGTPSSEIIGTLAEWSGDFDYYVEWSVNEKVAMEVAGGAAYAGGRALVAMKQVGLNVASDPLMSLAYIGVQGALVVVVADDPGPHSSQTEQDTRVFAKFAKLPVFDPSSPEEALAMTKAAFELSHRYQLPVLLRPTTRVCHATSGIEFGPRIPNVPEGFVKDPKWVIFPRLSYQQHQLLEETRLRLEREFSDGPWNPLTPGDRIGIVAGGVSYLYAREAVARLGLNPTMLKVGTPHPLPTAKLEQFLSRVDRVFVLEELDPVLEEGIIALAGQVGFKGPIYGKRSGHFPWAGEYSADRIQSVLARTLELAPAAPEPGAQDVPPELPVRPPVLCAGCPHRASFYAVKRGSRGSNAIYTGDIGCYTLGNAPPLSMVDTCLCMGAGLTVGQGLLRMEPGRPVFAFIGDSTFFHTGIPGILNAVYNQHPIKLVLLDNSTTAMTGHQPHPGMGRTACGGAVPQVDPVAVLRACGVEWLEVLDPLDLPATEAAVRRALEYPGVVALVLKSPCVATFKATRRYRIDSAACSNCGRCLRELGCPAFYREEKPQIGPSCYGCGLCSQICPKGAIGEVGRS